The nucleotide sequence GCTCCGATGCCCTGTTGGCCCGTACCCACTTCGCCGCCAATCTCAGTCGCCCCCAATCCCGCTACGGTTACGATCCCGCCTCGGCGATCGCCAGAACTGTCTTGCCCCAGCTTGCCGCTGACACTGCCGCCACTATCGCCAGCAACCCCCCAGAACTGCAGCCCACCTTGATGCTGGGCAGTCCCGAGATGATGTATCGCTAAGTTGGCTCGACAGGAGCCTTGCAGGAGGATGTTCCCGTGAAACGCCGTTCTTTTCTAGGCCGCAGTGCCACCTTTGCCGCCAGTAGTTTAGCAACGTTGGGGCTGTCGGGCTGGTGGCTGCGACAGCCCGCCCGCGCCGCTAGCAGCCGCAGCTTGTTGGTCGTGTTCCTGCGAGGGGGAGCGGATTCTCTCAATGTTCTCGTCCCCTACGGCGACCCGGCCTATTACAGCTTGCGTCCCACGATCGCGATCGCACCACCCCGTCGCACCAACAGCCAAACGGATGGCGCGATCGCTCTAACCGAAGGATTTGGCCTCCATCCCGCCCTCGCCGATTTGCTCCCGCTCTGGCAGCAGGGACAACTCAGTTTCGTACCTGCCTGCGGTCTGCGACCGGCCTCGCGATCGCATTTCAAAGCCCAAGACGATCTCGAAGTGGGCAGCCCCGATAGTAAGGCGATCGCCGATGGTTGGATGAATCGGTTGTTGGGGCAACTGAGTGACGGTTCTGTAGTGCAGGGGGTGAACTTTGGCGGTCCAACGCCGTTGATTATGCGCGGGCGGCAATCGGTCAGTAATTTTCCCCTCAGGACAGCCACCGATGCGCCCAATCGACGCCAGGTGGAACTCGCCGATGCATTCTCTCAGCTCTACCAGGGGGCCGATACCTTGGGGCAGGCTTACCGAGAGGGGCGGGAAGCCCAGGCACTGCTGACCGATGCCTTGCAGCGGGAGATGGTGGAGTCGGGGAGGGGCGCGCCGTCGAGCCGGACCTTTGCCGATCGCGGCCATCAGTTGGGGCAACTGCTAGCAGCGGAGGTGGGCACGCAGGTGGCGTTTTTGTCAGTGGGGGGCTGGGATACCCACGTCAGCCAAGGCGGTCGCGCGGGGCGCTTGGCAGATCAGTTAGAGAATTTGGGGCGGGGGCTAGCGGCGTTGCGAGAGGGGCTGGGCTCGGCCTTGGCAACAACAGCGATCGTGGTGATGTCGGAGTTCGGGCGGACGGCGGCAGAAAATGGCAATCGCGGTACGGATCACGGTACGGCAGGATTGTTGTGGGTCTTGGGGGGTGGCTTCAATGGCGGACACGTATTTGGGACTTGGCCGGGGTTGGGGGAGTCGCAGTTATATCAGGGTCGGGATCTGGCGGTGACAACGGATATTCGGGACGCGATCGCCTCGGTCTTGGCGGCTCAATTTCAGCTCGATCGCACTCAGCTATCCGAAATTTTTCCCGGTCATTCATTCACTGCTCGCTTGCCGCTGGTGTAAATCTGCAGAACGTCAGTTCGACAGAGCCATCGAACTCACAGGTTGCAGAAGAGTTTGAATCCCTGCGAACTTCAAGAAACAAACGTGCCAGCCAATGGTGCAGAAATCGCCTCCTCCAACTCCGCAACCCCCAACCGCTGCTCCAAAATAGCCATCACTTCGCGGCCAAAATCATCGGGATTGCGATCCCAAGCTTGCAAACACACCTCCCCAAAGAAACTGCCCATCGGCTCGGGGTTCCACAACAATTTGCGGGCAGTCCAAGGCATCATGCTCATGGGGTCGTAACCCTCGTTTAAAATTCCCTGTTTGATGGCATAACTCTCCAGATGCGTGTGGGGCTGCAGGCCAATAAAGAAAATTGCCGGTTCGACATTGTGCCGGCCAAAGATGCTTTCCAGTTCGCGATGGTAGCGAATCGTTTGGCGGATGGTCTCCTCCCGCTCGTCAATCACATTGAAGGAATAGTTGACAGACACCAGATCGTCAAAGCCCGCATCTCTGAGATAGCGACAACTTTCCAACACCGTGCGCAGGTTGTAGCCCATGCGCATCTTGCGCACCAACTCCTGAGACCCACTCGTGATGCCGATCTCGAAATAGTTCATCCCCGTCTTCACCATCAAATCTGCCAGTTCGGGGGTGAGGTTGTCGGCACGAATGTAGGCAGCCCAATGAATATCGGTCATACCTGCAGCGAGAATTTTCTGCAACAGTTCCACCGCATCGGCAATATATCGACGGGCAGGAATGAATTGGGCATCGGTAAACCAGAAATTGCGCACCCCCCGCCGGTAGAGCTGCAGCATCTCTCGCACCACTTCATCTGCAGGGTTGATGCGAACTTTTTTGCCTTCAATCACCGTGTAGATGCAATAGCAGCAGTTATGGGGACAGCCGCGCTTCGTCTGCACCCCGATATAAAAGTCACCCCCCTCGAAATAATAGGAAAATTCAGGCCAAATGCTTTCGATATAGTCATAATTACAGGCGGTTTTCTCGATATCGCGCGGCGGCTCGTGAACTAAACCGGGACGGGGATCGGCTTCACCCACAACGTAACAGCGTTCGCTATCAAGGCTCTCGCTGCGAATGACCTTTTCTAGCAGGGGTTCCCCTTCGCCCACCGAAACGATCGTGCCTGTGGGGAGGGAGGTCTTCAGTTGCTCGTAGAAAACACTCACCGCTCCCCCCCCCAGAACGGCTTTCGCTGCGGGATTGTAGTGGCGAGCCCGCTCGGTCCCCTGCTCGACCAAACTTTGATTCCGCCACAGCTCGCCGTAGTAAGCTGTCACCAGTTTGAGACTGCCGAAAGCGCTGCGGATTTTTTTGATCGGGTTTTTAGCGTAGTAAAACTCGAAGGCATTTTGTAGGGGATTGCCAGCCCGCCCGTTCACAGGTGCATACACCTGCAGATCCCGCCAAGAATAGACCAATAGGTCCGGCTGGAACTCGTCAATTTTTTCAAAGAGTTTGGTGCGGAAATCGAGCGGCGGGAAGGTACCCATATCGAAGATGCGCTGATCGATCGCGGGAAATTGTTTGTGGATGTGGTCGGCGAGGTAAACCGCTCCAATGGGGAAGATGGGGTTGCAAGGAAGGCGGACGTAGAGAATCTTTTGAATGTCCATAGAACCTGTGGGGAGCTAAGGCGAGTTTACGTATCTTCACTTTAATTGATTTTTTCCTGAGTCTTGCCAGTCCGAGCCCTTTAGCAAGCGAGTGCTCTCGAGGCTGCGTCCCTGCTCAATTCCAGCTCGAAGTGTAGAATTGCTTAGATTGATGGCAATTTCTCGCTAAATTGCCCAGTTGCAGTGTTAGGAATCATCATTCGGTTTGGCTGAGGCGATCGCCCGATCGCGGCTGAACCCACAGATATCATGGCTGATGCAGAGTCGAACAAACGATCTCGCTATCGAGAGCGCCGCCAGCGGTTGCGACAGCAGCAACGGCAGCGGCGGGTCGCGCGGCTGTGGCGGTTTGCCCTGACAGCGAGCTTATTGGGGGGAGCCATCTATGCGACGCAACTGCCCAATTGGCAAATTCGCACTGCCGAACGGGTTGAAATTGAGGGGAACGAATTGCTCGCCGATGGCGATCTGCGCGCGACCTTGCCCCAGGCATGGCCTCTCTATATCTGGCAAATCGAGCCCAGTTTGCTGGAAACTGCCCTACTGCAACATCCACTCTTGCGAGCGGTCCGCGTCCGTCGCCAATTGCTGCCGCCTCGCATTCGGGCTTGGGTATCAGAACGGCAGCCAGCCGCCCAAAGTGACTTTGAAGGGACACCAGGGTTCATCGATACCGAGGGACACTGGGTGGCGCGATCGTATTTGCCGGGGGGACGGCTGCCGCAGGATTGGCCGACATTGCGGGTATTGGGGGTGAAAGCCCATTCAGAAACCGATTGGGCGGAGTTGCTCTATGTGGTGCGTCGCAGTCCGGTGGACATTGCCGAAGTGGACTGGCGATCGCCTGAAAACCTCATCATGTCAACGGAATTGGGCACCGTCCATTTTGGTCCCACCTTCGGCAGCTTGCCTGAGGGCGAGCGAGGCAGTTCCGCCTTTGCCCTGCGCCTCGCAGAGCAGTTGCGAGTGCTCGATCGGATGCGCAACCTCTATAGCGAGTGCGATTGCACTCCCGAAGACATCGATCGCATCGATCTCTCCCGCCCCGACTCCCCCACCTTTGAACTGACAGAAGCAGCCGCGAGCGCCAGATTTACAACTGAAGAAGCAGACTCTGAGTGACACTAACAATCGCCAATGTAACGCTAAGGATTGCGCGAGAGATCTCTACTCCTCTCGCGTCGTCCCGGCAGATCTGTATCCACCAATACTGGCGAGGGTAGCTCCCCGACCGCATTCAGCACCGATCGCAGCGCCCTGCCATCAATCGACGTTCCTCGCAACGGTTCGGCAGCCAAGGTCTCCCCCTCAAAGGTCTCCCCCTCAGTGGAAGCCAGCCAAACTCTAGAGGGCGCTGCAGGCAAATAGGGCTCGATCGCCGCCACCACCTCATTGCCATACACTCCATCTGCCCCCGAAGGTAGCGGATTGGGCTCCCCCTGCGCGATCGCCACCATCTCCAATCCCCGCTGCAGGGCATACACTGCCGCGCCGCGATCGCCTTTTTCCAAAGTGTTCCTCCCTGCCAAGATCGACTGCAAGACCTGTTGGGTTGCAAACTGAGACTCTTCCGGTACAGCTTTGACTAAGCGGGTGAGGGGATCGCGATCGGGTGGGTTTAACTGCAGCTTGTAAAGGTCGTACAGCATAATGGCATGAGGAACCGGACGACTGGGCTGTTCGGCAGTGGCGTGTCCCGTCGCCAGCACCTCCCCTTCGTAAACCAACGAACTGCTAAATCCCGAGTCCAGCAACACAGCTTCTCGTACGCCAAGCTTTGGCAAAATTTGCGCCAGTTTGAGGCTGTAGATGTGGGTATCGGTAACGCCCACAATGATTTGATTGTCTTCATCCACACCAAAGAACACGCGCGGACGAGCCTCAGCCGCACTCGATAGATTGAACGATTCCAGCTCCGACAGAGACAGTGCCTCGCCATCCTTCACCAACCACAACCCCGCCACAAACAAATCGGTGACATCCGGCATCAACTGCT is from Synechococcus sp. PCC 7336 and encodes:
- a CDS encoding photosystem II high light acclimation radical SAM protein produces the protein MDIQKILYVRLPCNPIFPIGAVYLADHIHKQFPAIDQRIFDMGTFPPLDFRTKLFEKIDEFQPDLLVYSWRDLQVYAPVNGRAGNPLQNAFEFYYAKNPIKKIRSAFGSLKLVTAYYGELWRNQSLVEQGTERARHYNPAAKAVLGGGAVSVFYEQLKTSLPTGTIVSVGEGEPLLEKVIRSESLDSERCYVVGEADPRPGLVHEPPRDIEKTACNYDYIESIWPEFSYYFEGGDFYIGVQTKRGCPHNCCYCIYTVIEGKKVRINPADEVVREMLQLYRRGVRNFWFTDAQFIPARRYIADAVELLQKILAAGMTDIHWAAYIRADNLTPELADLMVKTGMNYFEIGITSGSQELVRKMRMGYNLRTVLESCRYLRDAGFDDLVSVNYSFNVIDEREETIRQTIRYHRELESIFGRHNVEPAIFFIGLQPHTHLESYAIKQGILNEGYDPMSMMPWTARKLLWNPEPMGSFFGEVCLQAWDRNPDDFGREVMAILEQRLGVAELEEAISAPLAGTFVS
- a CDS encoding cell division protein FtsQ/DivIB — translated: MADAESNKRSRYRERRQRLRQQQRQRRVARLWRFALTASLLGGAIYATQLPNWQIRTAERVEIEGNELLADGDLRATLPQAWPLYIWQIEPSLLETALLQHPLLRAVRVRRQLLPPRIRAWVSERQPAAQSDFEGTPGFIDTEGHWVARSYLPGGRLPQDWPTLRVLGVKAHSETDWAELLYVVRRSPVDIAEVDWRSPENLIMSTELGTVHFGPTFGSLPEGERGSSAFALRLAEQLRVLDRMRNLYSECDCTPEDIDRIDLSRPDSPTFELTEAAASARFTTEEADSE
- a CDS encoding DUF1501 domain-containing protein, whose translation is MKRRSFLGRSATFAASSLATLGLSGWWLRQPARAASSRSLLVVFLRGGADSLNVLVPYGDPAYYSLRPTIAIAPPRRTNSQTDGAIALTEGFGLHPALADLLPLWQQGQLSFVPACGLRPASRSHFKAQDDLEVGSPDSKAIADGWMNRLLGQLSDGSVVQGVNFGGPTPLIMRGRQSVSNFPLRTATDAPNRRQVELADAFSQLYQGADTLGQAYREGREAQALLTDALQREMVESGRGAPSSRTFADRGHQLGQLLAAEVGTQVAFLSVGGWDTHVSQGGRAGRLADQLENLGRGLAALREGLGSALATTAIVVMSEFGRTAAENGNRGTDHGTAGLLWVLGGGFNGGHVFGTWPGLGESQLYQGRDLAVTTDIRDAIASVLAAQFQLDRTQLSEIFPGHSFTARLPLV